The Herbiconiux sp. A18JL235 region CCACCTCGGCGGCGACGACCCGCGTCGCCGCGTTGAGCACACCCTCGGGGTCGGTGGCGGCGCTGCCCGAGGCGTCTTTGGCGGAGTCGGCCGGCACGCCGAACAGCATGACCCCGCCGAGGCCGGCCTCGGCGGCTTCGGCGACCGCAGCGCGCAGCGAGTCGAAGGTGTGCTGCACCACCCCGGGCATCGACTGCAGGGGCGCGGGCTCGACGATGTCGTCGCGCACGAAGAGCGGGAGCACCAGTTGCGCCGGGTCGAGACGGGTCTCGGCGACCAGCCGGCGCATCGCCGGGGTGGAGCGCAGCCGGCGGGGCAGTACCGCGGGGAAGGAGCCTGAGGTCATGGCCTCCAGCTTAGATCCGCTGTCTCGGAAAGCGCCGGATCCCTCGAACATTCATTCGAAAGTCTGTACGGTGGAGCACATGAACCTCGACTTCCAGACCTCGCTCTTCGACGACCTCGACGCCGAGCCCGGCCTCGAGCCGCTCGGCGACGCGGTGGTGCGCACGCAGCTCGAGGAGGGCGCCTGGGTCGACCTCCGCCCGGGCTGGGTGTCGAACTCCGACGCGCTCTTCGAACGGCTCGCCCTCGACGTGCCGTGGCGTGCCGACCGCCGCGAGATGTACGACAAGGTCGTCGAGGTGCCGCGCCTGGTCTCGCACTTCGCCGCGGGTGACGTCTACCCTGATCTCACCCTCGCCCGCGCGCAGGACGCGCTGAACGACCACTACGGCAGGCCGCCCGGCCAGGTCTTCGAGACCGCCGGGCTGTGCTTCTACCGCACCGGAGACGACAGCGTCGCCTGGCACGGCGACCGCGTCGGCCGCGCCATCCACAGCGACACGATGGTCGCCATCCTCTCGGTGGGGGCGGCGCGCACGCTGTCGGTGCGGCCGAAGGGAGGCGGCGAGACCTTGAGGTTCCCCGTCGGCCACGGCGATCTCATCGTCATGGGCGGCAGCTGTCAGCGCACCTACGAGCACGCGGTGCTGAAGACCAAGACGGCGGTCGGCCCGCGCATCAGCGTCCAGTTCCGCCCCGTCTGGCCGAGGTGACGAAGGCGCGGTCTCAGCCCCGTCGGGAGTTCGCGACCTCGATCACCGCGTTGATGAGCGACTCGGCCGAACGCCCCTTCGCGATCACGTCGACGCGC contains the following coding sequences:
- a CDS encoding alpha-ketoglutarate-dependent dioxygenase AlkB, whose product is MNLDFQTSLFDDLDAEPGLEPLGDAVVRTQLEEGAWVDLRPGWVSNSDALFERLALDVPWRADRREMYDKVVEVPRLVSHFAAGDVYPDLTLARAQDALNDHYGRPPGQVFETAGLCFYRTGDDSVAWHGDRVGRAIHSDTMVAILSVGAARTLSVRPKGGGETLRFPVGHGDLIVMGGSCQRTYEHAVLKTKTAVGPRISVQFRPVWPR